TTAAGCTTTTTCAGTTCGTCTTCTGAGAGGTTGGCCGATGCGCTCTTATTTCCTGGATTGTCTCCCTTGGGAGGGCTCGGTAGTGGCGTCTCCTTGACCTTCTGGAGTATCCTCAGCAGGCCGATTAACGCCTCCGTATCGTAGGGCACGATGAGGTTGCCATACTTTGCAAGCTCCGGCATCTTCTCGATGTACTGGAGGGTCAGGTACTTCTCGTCGGCCAGCTTAAGGGCCTCAAGGACTTTCCTTATTGCCTCGGCCTGGCCCTCCGCAACGAGTATCTGCCTCTGCTTCTCGCCCTCTGCCTTGAGTATGGCAGCTTGCTTCTGGCCTTCGGCTTCCTTAATGGCGGCCTCCTTCTTACCTTCTGCGATGAGTATCATTGCCCTCTTTTCACGCTCGGCCGTCATCTGCTTGGCCATCGCGTCCTGAATGTCCTTGGGCGGGTCTATGCGCTGTATCTCGACGCGCGTAATCTTGACGCCCCAGCGGTCGGTTATCTTGTCGAGCTCCTCTCTCAGCTTGGCGTTGATTATGTCCCTTCCGCTCAGTGTCTCGTCGAGCTCCATCTCACCTATTATGGCACGCAAATTAGTTTGCGCGAGCTTGATTATCGCCATGAGGAAGTTGCTGACGTTGTAGATGACCTTCACCGGGTCGAGTATCTGGTAGTAAACGACGGCATCGACGGTGACGACCACGTTGTCCTTACAGATGACCTCTTGGGGCGGCACATCGACGACGTGCTCGCGCATGTCCACGACCTTGACGCGCTCCATGAAGGGGATTATGAAGTGTATCCCTGGCTCCAAAATCCTGTTGAACTTTCCGAGCCTCTCAACGAGGCCCTTCTGGTACGGGCGGATAACCTTTACGCTCAGCAAGAGCATTATCAAAAGAAAAACACCCAGTATCACCAGCGCAGCACCAGCGAATACTGCCATTACCATCGCCTCCAGTGAGTCCTCATGGGACATGAAGTTAAACTGCTTAAAAACTTTGGGGAGATACTACACGAGCAATCGCATTTATAAACCCCCGCTCCATTCTAAGCGCGGTGAGAGAAAATGGGAAGGCCGGTCTTCCTGGGTAAAGCACATGTTTACTGGTGTGAGAAGTGCAACGTCCCGCTCATCGGAGATAGCTGTGCCGTTCACGGAAAGGAGAGCGTATTCCGCCTCAACATCACTCCTCCAGGCGACTTAAGGTTCGCCTTTGAGAAGGACATCGAGTTCATACGCTCGGTCTTCAGGGAGCACTACGGCGTCGACGTGAGTGAACTCTTTGAGGGAAAAATCGTCCTCCTCAACAAAACGCCTGGAGAGGACGACTCCTACGAGATAATCCTCGACGGCTACGTCTTCGGCTGGATACGCTTCGACCCGCTGGAGCTGAAGTGGAAGCCGGGCTTAAAGGTCGAGGGTGCCATTGCCCTCTGGAAGCGCTTCGGGAGGTCCATGATGAAGTGGATAATCGTCGATGAGGGCGCCATAGAGCCCATTCTCAACGGCTCCAACCTCCTGCCGGTCGGCATAATCGAGGCTGAGGGGAGCATAAGGAGAAACGACGACGTAATCCTCGTCTCCGAGAGCGGTGAGGTCGTAGCGACCGGCATAGCGAAGAAGGACTATTCCGGGCTCACCAACAAGGAGCGCGGAACCGGCGTCAAGGTCAGACGGCAGAAGAGCGTAAACTACCGCGAGGGCAGAAAGGCCACGATGGAAGATGTGTTGAGGGCCAACTCCATCGAGCTGGAGAAAAAAGTAGAGGAAGCGAGGCGCTTCATGAGGAAGGTCGCCACCCGCTACTCTGACCTTCCGGTTGCGGTGGCATTCTCCGGAGGAAAGGACAGCTTGGCCGTTCTTGGCTTGGCTTTGGAGGAGTTCGGTGAGGATTTTACCGTCTTCTTCAACAACACGGGCATAGAGTTCCCGGAAACTCTCGAATACGTCGAGGAGCTTAGGAAGGAGCTTGAGCCAAAGGGTATTAAGTTCATCGTTGCCGATGCCGGGGATGCCTTCTGGCGCGCCCTCCACGTCTTCTCGCCGCCCGGTCGCGATTATCGCTGGTGCTGTAAGGTGACGAAGCTCGGCCCCATAACGATGGCGATAAAGGAGAACTATCCCAAAGGAGTGCTCATGTTCGTCGGCCAGAGGAAGTACGAGAGCATAAAACGCTTCAAGCAGCCGAGGGTATGGAAGAACCCCTGGGTGCCGAACGAGACCGGGGCATCGCCCATATTCCACTGGCGCGCGCTTGAGGTGTGGCTCTACATCTTCAGCAGGAACCTCAAGTACAACCCGCTCTACGAAGAGAGGCTCGACAGGATAGGCTGCTTCCTGTGCCCGAGCTCCTCCCTG
This window of the Thermococcus thermotolerans genome carries:
- a CDS encoding SPFH domain-containing protein, whose protein sequence is MAVFAGAALVILGVFLLIMLLLSVKVIRPYQKGLVERLGKFNRILEPGIHFIIPFMERVKVVDMREHVVDVPPQEVICKDNVVVTVDAVVYYQILDPVKVIYNVSNFLMAIIKLAQTNLRAIIGEMELDETLSGRDIINAKLREELDKITDRWGVKITRVEIQRIDPPKDIQDAMAKQMTAEREKRAMILIAEGKKEAAIKEAEGQKQAAILKAEGEKQRQILVAEGQAEAIRKVLEALKLADEKYLTLQYIEKMPELAKYGNLIVPYDTEALIGLLRILQKVKETPLPSPPKGDNPGNKSASANLSEDELKKLKNLME
- a CDS encoding phosphoadenosine phosphosulfate reductase domain-containing protein; translated protein: MGRPVFLGKAHVYWCEKCNVPLIGDSCAVHGKESVFRLNITPPGDLRFAFEKDIEFIRSVFREHYGVDVSELFEGKIVLLNKTPGEDDSYEIILDGYVFGWIRFDPLELKWKPGLKVEGAIALWKRFGRSMMKWIIVDEGAIEPILNGSNLLPVGIIEAEGSIRRNDDVILVSESGEVVATGIAKKDYSGLTNKERGTGVKVRRQKSVNYREGRKATMEDVLRANSIELEKKVEEARRFMRKVATRYSDLPVAVAFSGGKDSLAVLGLALEEFGEDFTVFFNNTGIEFPETLEYVEELRKELEPKGIKFIVADAGDAFWRALHVFSPPGRDYRWCCKVTKLGPITMAIKENYPKGVLMFVGQRKYESIKRFKQPRVWKNPWVPNETGASPIFHWRALEVWLYIFSRNLKYNPLYEERLDRIGCFLCPSSSLAEIYTLKEEKPELWARWEGELKVWQKRFGMPDEWITYGFWRWKKLSKGEKAIARELGIEVRDDRSWEPVRYSIEETDDGFVTRFNTVVNLRRIKEVAPILGEVEEGENYIRAGDVTFKPDGAYTSDSREALQAYYLVKRAYECVGCGVCVGKCPEGALSIDPRSRKIVVDYDLCTHCRECMDVCPLLKIKNPSEGSQL